One Desulfatitalea tepidiphila genomic region harbors:
- a CDS encoding DUF1302 family protein, with protein MERDVLGGKPCRAFSLVLLLALIAALTMTHPNLWASEASPGSHRRMASSLSNQGENETAEAGEEDDYMEDLLGESSGAGDTATAPAVDRKNFPLDYEGELVAHLWAPNDYDHEWHTTDRLDLKGWGDIGAIRMAGRFRLDYQDLEKDAKARTDLRELFATYQLRPSAVSYVDLTIGKKILYWGKGDEVRPIDRVCPEDLNALYFYNLNDRKTGRIGTFLDVQFTRRLRFEGFWSPYFEASQTPESGDYYEPALLRQLTGAGIGIDGEDEPDAWSADAGIGGRFMFSLFKADLALYAFHGYDPKPSYGIHRLGPDPYFGLPIVPQSINATYPRMTLFGADVERTLGAVVLRAEAAYQSRGAWFALDWQQDPTLLLETPRGNVEKDQLQYVVGLDKSDLFIRNLFFNLQLLGSHIFDHDPRMVASESQTGMTAYLRYAWLDSKLEIWYRYMLIFQDEDQRHHFEITYKPLSWAQAGIGAVAFDGGGDTTTFGQYADRDFVYAKMKLIF; from the coding sequence ATGGAAAGAGACGTTTTAGGCGGCAAGCCCTGCCGGGCGTTTTCTCTCGTTCTTCTTCTGGCCCTGATCGCAGCTTTGACGATGACCCATCCAAACCTTTGGGCATCCGAAGCCAGTCCGGGATCGCATCGCCGGATGGCTTCCAGCCTTTCGAACCAGGGCGAAAACGAAACGGCGGAAGCGGGCGAAGAAGATGACTACATGGAGGACCTGCTGGGCGAATCGAGCGGCGCAGGCGATACCGCCACTGCGCCGGCGGTCGACCGGAAGAACTTTCCCTTGGATTACGAAGGCGAGCTGGTCGCCCATCTGTGGGCCCCCAATGACTATGACCACGAATGGCACACTACCGATCGGTTGGATCTGAAGGGATGGGGCGACATCGGCGCCATCCGCATGGCCGGCCGCTTCCGGTTGGACTACCAGGACCTGGAAAAGGATGCCAAGGCCAGAACCGACCTGCGGGAGCTCTTCGCCACCTATCAACTTCGCCCGAGCGCGGTCAGCTATGTGGATCTCACCATCGGCAAGAAAATCCTCTATTGGGGCAAAGGCGACGAGGTGAGGCCCATCGACCGGGTTTGCCCGGAAGATCTGAACGCCTTGTACTTCTACAATTTGAACGATCGAAAGACCGGGCGCATTGGAACGTTCCTCGACGTGCAGTTCACGCGACGATTACGCTTCGAAGGTTTCTGGTCCCCCTATTTCGAAGCCAGCCAGACCCCGGAGTCCGGAGATTACTATGAACCGGCGCTGCTTCGCCAATTGACCGGCGCCGGCATCGGAATCGACGGCGAGGACGAACCCGACGCATGGTCGGCCGACGCCGGTATCGGCGGCCGTTTCATGTTTTCACTGTTCAAGGCGGACCTGGCCCTCTACGCCTTTCACGGCTACGACCCCAAACCGAGCTACGGGATCCACCGGCTGGGGCCGGATCCCTATTTCGGGCTTCCCATCGTGCCCCAATCCATCAACGCCACCTACCCTCGCATGACCCTGTTCGGCGCCGACGTGGAACGCACCCTGGGTGCGGTGGTGCTGCGGGCCGAGGCCGCCTATCAATCTCGCGGTGCCTGGTTCGCTCTGGATTGGCAGCAGGATCCCACCCTCTTGCTGGAAACACCCCGCGGAAACGTGGAGAAAGATCAGCTCCAGTATGTGGTCGGCCTGGACAAGAGCGACCTGTTCATTCGCAATCTATTTTTCAATCTTCAATTGCTGGGGAGCCATATCTTCGATCACGATCCGCGAATGGTCGCCTCCGAATCCCAGACCGGCATGACCGCCTACCTGCGCTACGCGTGGTTGGATTCGAAATTGGAGATATGGTATCGCTACATGCTCATTTTCCAGGACGAAGACCAGCGCCATCACTTTGAAATAACATACAAACCGTTGTCATGGGCCCAGGCGGGCATCGGCGCCGTGGCCTTCGATGGGGGCGGGGATACGACCACCTTCGGCCAATACGCGGATAGGGATTTTGTCTATGCCAAAATGAAGCTCATCTTTTAA
- a CDS encoding TetR/AcrR family transcriptional regulator, with translation MSGKQERTKRQLVSAAIDVFHENGFQKSRISDIVAKAGVAQGTFYIYFKSKEEIFHYICTEFKTMFMSLLDDAADMFTGASIEDIRRDLHRFIHELITLFTANYKMARLLFVEGSGYAGKFGGIYESIYADFIGRIAAYLPVGQQRGHIAFEDAETEAAFLIGLFDSSLFYFMRVKHHIDIDNLSRRMTDFILGGLTKQRPIPD, from the coding sequence ATGAGCGGAAAACAGGAGAGAACGAAACGGCAGCTCGTATCGGCGGCCATCGATGTGTTCCATGAAAACGGGTTTCAGAAATCCCGTATCTCGGACATCGTGGCCAAGGCCGGCGTTGCCCAGGGCACCTTCTATATCTATTTCAAATCAAAGGAAGAAATTTTTCATTACATCTGCACGGAGTTCAAAACCATGTTCATGAGCCTGCTGGACGATGCTGCCGATATGTTCACCGGCGCCTCGATAGAAGACATCCGGCGGGACCTGCATCGGTTCATCCATGAATTGATCACCCTCTTCACGGCCAACTACAAGATGGCCCGGCTGCTTTTCGTCGAAGGCAGCGGTTACGCCGGGAAGTTCGGGGGGATCTACGAAAGTATCTATGCGGACTTCATCGGCAGAATCGCCGCTTACCTGCCCGTCGGGCAACAAAGAGGGCATATCGCTTTCGAAGACGCGGAAACCGAAGCCGCCTTTTTAATCGGTCTTTTCGACAGCAGTCTGTTTTACTTCATGCGGGTCAAGCATCATATCGACATCGATAACCTGAGCCGCCGAATGACCGATTTTATCCTCGGCGGGCTGACCAAACAGCGACCGATTCCCGATTGA
- a CDS encoding outer membrane lipoprotein-sorting protein, whose product MKRSLILLLLMLTYCVSAQAADIGPYDPATADKDGRRIFDIADDFNEPERDLVIYTRMTLKSGEAVSDTRKVIIKERIDNDLSRIVFRFTDSLKRGLTFLTIETHGENNDQYLYVPAIGRPRQIASQDRQNNFEDTDFTNEDLGGIKLDDYTYKRGSDTTLAGRACYKVTATAKADGARFPKRIAWFDQETFIPLQMKIYNRDNKLQRVVVAGDVRPVGAIHLPFKTVAKDLLENHTTILDVVRAEVDSGVEPLDFDKEKLGAAWKETF is encoded by the coding sequence ATGAAAAGAAGCTTGATTCTCTTGCTGCTGATGTTGACGTATTGCGTCTCCGCTCAGGCCGCTGACATCGGCCCCTATGACCCGGCGACGGCCGACAAGGATGGACGCCGCATCTTCGATATTGCCGATGATTTCAACGAACCGGAGCGGGACCTGGTGATTTACACCCGGATGACCCTCAAATCCGGCGAGGCGGTCAGTGATACTCGCAAGGTGATCATCAAGGAGAGGATCGACAACGATCTGAGCCGCATCGTGTTTCGATTCACCGATTCATTGAAGCGCGGGCTCACCTTCCTGACCATCGAAACCCATGGCGAAAACAACGACCAGTATCTGTATGTGCCGGCCATCGGCCGGCCCCGCCAGATCGCTTCCCAGGATCGCCAGAACAATTTCGAAGACACCGATTTCACCAATGAGGATCTGGGCGGCATCAAGCTGGACGATTACACCTACAAGCGCGGCAGCGACACCACGCTCGCCGGGCGCGCCTGCTACAAGGTGACGGCCACGGCCAAGGCCGACGGCGCGCGCTTTCCCAAGAGGATCGCCTGGTTCGACCAGGAGACCTTCATCCCCCTGCAGATGAAAATTTACAACAGGGACAACAAGTTGCAGCGGGTCGTTGTGGCCGGCGACGTGCGACCCGTGGGCGCCATTCATCTCCCGTTCAAAACCGTGGCCAAGGACCTGCTGGAAAATCACACCACCATCCTGGATGTGGTTCGTGCCGAGGTGGACAGCGGCGTCGAGCCCCTGGATTTCGATAAGGAAAAATTGGGGGCCGCATGGAAAGAGACGTTTTAG
- a CDS encoding efflux RND transporter permease subunit yields the protein METRSEQSFDTDRIDSNQKHPVTSDGMSAWIMPLAKRFWLIILLVFGLSSAAIWAIPKIVIQNDLMFMLPEDNAAKNHYLDAEELLGNAGGIAIAIQSTDGIYRVDLLERVRELAARCRALNLRIPAHQLGLRWGLSSEHALALAGILQSLSSDPDFTPQLLTELLAEPTELAEVIGDSLPALLTVDDTDRFSLGLADRLAALAAANPVFPGDLAAFAHQTTDRRGHFKNTWVDKVVALTETDTVWPEFTDYGGIAEAVAPFGIPGGPDLERFVAQMLEAGAVGPDAILQYYATRPKPADISEAFWSSLAGALTPEAVQALGEALVQAPKQIRVGDLVPREITTDSMARIRQRLRAWPFLQEGIYSQDEKSLLVVVRSAPNLDQPNRELLLEGVKEEVTQLFGDGRYGVHMAGYSIVDQAVAENMRQDIVRLLPLVFVVVTLFLFCTFRNPAGVLYPMITILLAVGWCMGVMALLDVPLSVVGTAMPVLLVAVGSAYGIHLVYYFVHRHAGTSDPSAAMTDTLDGTGRGVVMAGLTTVAGFVSLVFNDIVPLRDFGLFTALGVFFALLVSLLLIPALLIRFGVRAPAHQRGAGAGLGSRLSGRLIRGISRISYQHPKKVIALAVLVVLGSIAGVTGLRVEMNNIAFFKKDTPIRAADTFINGNFAGTVDMRIIFTASEANGVLDPLVLDAMERLGHTIKAQYPQVGKTLSVLDLIRKMNQAFYFNDPAYYRIPGISDLAGDRSNQALKAHLASYIDKFQRDDTRAFIDGEKRRAALMLQIKTASSEVTRDILHTIEKLLAGPLGQDLERIGVQVHTTGIGALYVESEQMIVSGQMRSIAVSVVIVLVLVTLIMRSLVYGLLSILPLCMAICINFGVMGLLNIPLDAATAIAACVAIGIGIDYGLHYLNRYRLYRRAGHGHGEAVVQTADTTGGSICINALAVAAGFSVLMFSTFVPLVHLGFLIALTMITSSAGSLTLLPAVLSLIDRSRLTSSMDKE from the coding sequence ATGGAAACTCGATCGGAGCAGTCGTTCGATACAGACCGGATCGATTCGAATCAAAAGCATCCTGTTACATCAGACGGCATGTCGGCTTGGATCATGCCGCTGGCCAAACGCTTCTGGCTTATCATTTTACTTGTCTTCGGGCTTTCGTCAGCCGCGATCTGGGCGATTCCAAAGATCGTCATTCAAAATGACCTGATGTTCATGCTCCCGGAAGACAACGCGGCAAAGAACCATTATCTGGATGCCGAGGAACTTCTGGGCAATGCCGGCGGCATCGCCATCGCCATTCAATCCACGGACGGCATCTACCGGGTCGACCTGCTCGAGCGGGTCCGCGAGCTGGCGGCGAGATGTCGCGCGCTCAATCTGCGCATACCGGCGCACCAACTGGGGCTTCGCTGGGGGTTGTCGTCGGAGCACGCCCTGGCCCTGGCAGGGATACTGCAAAGCCTCTCTTCAGATCCCGATTTTACACCCCAGCTCCTTACAGAACTGCTGGCCGAGCCAACGGAGTTGGCGGAGGTCATCGGCGACAGCCTGCCCGCTTTACTGACGGTCGACGACACGGATCGTTTCTCCCTGGGACTGGCCGACCGCCTGGCGGCATTGGCCGCAGCCAATCCCGTTTTTCCGGGCGACCTGGCGGCCTTTGCCCATCAGACCACCGACCGGCGCGGCCATTTCAAAAACACCTGGGTCGACAAGGTGGTGGCCCTGACCGAAACCGACACGGTCTGGCCAGAATTCACAGATTATGGCGGCATCGCCGAGGCGGTGGCGCCGTTTGGTATTCCAGGCGGTCCGGACTTGGAGCGTTTCGTGGCGCAGATGCTCGAAGCCGGCGCCGTCGGTCCGGATGCCATCCTGCAATACTATGCGACGCGCCCCAAACCAGCGGACATTTCCGAAGCCTTCTGGTCCTCTCTGGCAGGTGCACTGACCCCTGAAGCCGTCCAGGCCCTGGGCGAGGCCCTGGTCCAGGCGCCCAAACAGATTCGTGTGGGCGACCTCGTGCCCCGGGAGATCACCACCGACAGCATGGCGCGAATACGGCAGCGTCTCCGCGCCTGGCCGTTTCTCCAGGAGGGCATCTACAGCCAGGACGAAAAGAGTCTGCTCGTGGTCGTGCGCAGCGCGCCGAATCTGGATCAGCCCAACCGCGAACTGCTGCTCGAGGGCGTCAAGGAAGAGGTGACGCAGTTGTTCGGTGACGGCCGCTATGGGGTGCACATGGCCGGTTATTCCATCGTCGATCAGGCCGTTGCGGAGAACATGCGCCAGGACATCGTGCGGCTCTTGCCCCTGGTATTTGTCGTGGTCACGCTGTTTCTCTTTTGCACCTTTCGCAATCCGGCCGGCGTGCTCTACCCCATGATCACGATCCTGTTGGCCGTGGGTTGGTGCATGGGCGTCATGGCGCTGCTGGATGTGCCCCTGTCCGTTGTGGGCACCGCCATGCCCGTTTTGCTGGTGGCCGTTGGATCGGCCTATGGCATCCACCTGGTCTATTACTTCGTTCATCGCCATGCCGGGACGTCCGACCCGAGCGCGGCCATGACCGATACCCTCGACGGCACCGGGCGCGGCGTGGTCATGGCCGGGTTGACGACCGTGGCCGGGTTCGTCTCCCTGGTCTTCAACGACATCGTGCCGTTGCGGGATTTCGGCCTGTTTACGGCGCTGGGCGTCTTTTTCGCATTGCTCGTTTCATTGCTTTTGATCCCCGCCCTGCTGATCCGTTTCGGGGTGCGGGCGCCCGCTCACCAGCGCGGCGCCGGTGCCGGCTTGGGCAGCCGACTGTCAGGCCGCCTGATCCGTGGGATCAGCCGCATATCCTACCAGCATCCGAAAAAGGTGATTGCCCTGGCCGTCCTCGTGGTGCTGGGTTCGATTGCCGGCGTGACCGGGCTCCGCGTGGAGATGAACAATATTGCGTTTTTCAAGAAGGACACCCCCATCCGCGCGGCCGATACGTTTATCAACGGCAATTTCGCCGGCACCGTGGACATGCGCATCATTTTCACCGCTTCCGAAGCCAACGGCGTGCTCGATCCGCTGGTCCTGGACGCTATGGAGCGCCTGGGGCACACCATCAAGGCGCAATATCCCCAAGTGGGCAAGACGCTTTCCGTCCTCGACCTGATTCGCAAGATGAACCAGGCCTTCTATTTCAACGATCCGGCCTATTACCGTATTCCAGGGATTTCTGACCTGGCCGGCGATCGATCGAATCAAGCGTTGAAGGCCCACCTGGCATCCTATATCGACAAGTTCCAGCGGGATGATACGCGTGCCTTTATCGATGGAGAAAAGCGGCGGGCGGCGCTCATGCTGCAGATCAAAACCGCGTCGAGCGAAGTCACGCGGGATATCCTGCACACCATCGAGAAACTCCTGGCCGGCCCGCTCGGTCAAGACCTGGAGCGCATCGGCGTGCAGGTGCACACGACCGGCATCGGCGCACTCTACGTCGAATCCGAGCAAATGATCGTCAGCGGCCAGATGCGTTCCATCGCCGTGTCGGTGGTGATCGTCCTGGTGCTCGTCACCCTGATCATGCGGTCGTTGGTCTACGGCCTGCTCTCCATACTGCCGCTCTGCATGGCCATATGCATCAATTTCGGCGTCATGGGGCTGCTTAACATTCCCCTGGACGCCGCCACGGCCATCGCCGCCTGCGTGGCCATCGGCATCGGCATCGACTACGGTCTCCACTACTTGAACCGATACCGGTTATACCGCCGGGCCGGCCATGGCCACGGAGAGGCCGTCGTCCAAACGGCCGACACCACCGGCGGATCGATCTGCATCAATGCCCTGGCCGTGGCCGCCGGCTTTTCGGTGCTGATGTTCTCCACCTTCGTGCCGCTCGTGCATCTGGGATTTCTCATCGCCCTGACCATGATCACATCTTCGGCCGGCTCCCTGACGCTGCTGCCGGCGGTATTGTCGCTGATCGACCGATCTCGTTTAACTTCATCAATGGATAAGGAGTGA
- a CDS encoding indolepyruvate oxidoreductase subunit beta, whose translation MNGSMTALAADPYNMIITGVGGQGNVLASRLLGNMLMAQGLNITIGETFGASQRGGSVMSHLRASTFNDLSPQIPKGRAHLIVSLEPTEALRVLKDYGSEQVHVLCNMRPIHAIAVISGEAQYPEAEQLKGWITDLSHTAWFLNATETAMEMGNPIFTNIILVGALSATGVLPLDRDIFEATITRMVPSDKIAKNLEAFDRGKELIES comes from the coding sequence ATGAACGGATCGATGACGGCCCTGGCGGCCGACCCTTACAACATGATCATCACCGGCGTGGGAGGCCAGGGCAATGTCCTGGCCTCGCGTCTGCTCGGCAACATGCTCATGGCCCAGGGACTCAACATCACCATCGGTGAAACCTTCGGCGCCTCCCAGCGCGGCGGTTCGGTGATGAGCCACCTGCGGGCCTCGACCTTCAACGACCTCTCCCCCCAGATCCCCAAAGGCCGGGCCCACCTTATCGTCTCCCTGGAGCCCACCGAAGCACTGCGGGTCCTGAAGGATTACGGCAGCGAACAGGTCCACGTGTTGTGCAACATGCGGCCCATTCATGCCATCGCCGTAATCAGCGGCGAGGCCCAATACCCGGAGGCCGAACAATTAAAAGGGTGGATCACCGATCTTTCCCATACCGCCTGGTTCCTCAACGCCACAGAAACGGCTATGGAAATGGGCAATCCGATTTTCACCAACATCATCCTGGTGGGCGCCTTGTCGGCCACCGGCGTGCTCCCCCTGGACCGCGACATTTTCGAGGCGACCATCACCCGCATGGTGCCGTCGGATAAAATCGCCAAAAACCTGGAAGCGTTCGACAGGGGAAAAGAGCTCATCGAAAGTTAA
- a CDS encoding thiamine pyrophosphate-dependent enzyme translates to MSYLVQGKKGEQRLFMGNEAIARGALEAGISVAAGYPGTPSSEIIENLAKVSKERHLYVEWSVNEKVALEVAAAASFAGLRALCVMKQNGVNVASDFLLHLAGSGTRAGLVLVPCDDPGALSSVNEGESRHFARLVEIPLLEPGNFQEAKEMVRYAFTLSEELRTLVMVRSVTRLSHASGNVTLGELPPTGSKAYFKHDGFILDQMEGAVISSPVEYKHTLQQERVQKAAELFEESPFNTYCGPPDPEVLLITSSACNLYSKEAVRLLQAESRVGILKMGTTWPLPPRFVERHLRMADTILIVEEVLPFLEESVKILAAELAPTIGVKTFYGKRDGTIPATGEMNPDRVVQGLARVLGIDYQPVSESYAQKALESAFFGAPERDLTFCPGCPHRASFWSIHNALQLDHRQGFVCGDIGCYSLAMRPTGYETLKTLHAMGSGTGVASGFGMLREFGLDQPVLAVSGDSTFFHAVMPALANAAHHGANITVVVLDNSGTAMTGFQPHPGLTVDAAGKAVQALDIRRICEAMGVEVRQCDPFDLAATQAALLELISSRQGPNVLILKQLCALSPERKGKRRFNMHIVETICMGENCGCNRLCTRVFKCPGLIWDKVKKVSRIDDVICAGCGVCASICPAGAIQKEAV, encoded by the coding sequence ATGTCCTATCTGGTTCAGGGGAAAAAGGGCGAGCAACGGCTTTTCATGGGCAACGAAGCCATCGCTCGAGGGGCCTTGGAGGCCGGTATCTCCGTGGCCGCCGGATATCCGGGCACCCCGTCATCCGAAATCATCGAAAACCTGGCCAAAGTTTCCAAGGAGCGCCATCTCTACGTGGAGTGGTCGGTCAACGAAAAGGTGGCCCTGGAGGTCGCTGCCGCGGCATCCTTTGCCGGCCTCAGAGCGCTTTGCGTGATGAAGCAGAACGGGGTCAACGTGGCCTCGGACTTCCTGTTGCATCTGGCCGGGTCCGGCACCCGCGCCGGCCTGGTCCTGGTCCCGTGCGACGACCCGGGAGCCCTTTCCAGCGTCAACGAGGGCGAATCACGCCATTTCGCCCGCCTCGTCGAGATCCCCCTGCTCGAACCCGGTAACTTCCAGGAAGCCAAGGAGATGGTCCGATATGCCTTCACGCTTTCTGAAGAACTGCGCACCCTGGTGATGGTCCGCAGCGTCACCCGACTGTCCCACGCCAGCGGCAACGTGACCCTGGGCGAATTGCCGCCGACCGGCAGCAAGGCTTACTTCAAACATGATGGTTTCATCCTGGATCAGATGGAAGGCGCGGTGATCAGCTCGCCGGTGGAGTACAAGCACACGCTTCAGCAGGAACGTGTTCAGAAAGCCGCCGAACTTTTCGAAGAGAGCCCGTTCAACACCTATTGCGGCCCGCCCGACCCCGAGGTGCTCCTGATCACCAGCAGTGCCTGCAACCTCTACAGCAAGGAGGCGGTCCGCTTGCTCCAGGCCGAATCGCGGGTAGGCATTCTCAAGATGGGCACCACCTGGCCCCTGCCGCCCCGTTTCGTGGAGCGCCATCTGCGTATGGCCGACACGATCCTCATCGTCGAGGAGGTGCTGCCGTTCCTCGAAGAGAGCGTCAAGATCCTGGCCGCCGAGTTGGCCCCCACTATCGGCGTCAAAACTTTCTACGGCAAGCGCGACGGCACCATCCCCGCCACCGGCGAAATGAACCCGGATCGGGTAGTCCAGGGGCTGGCCAGGGTTCTGGGTATCGACTACCAGCCCGTGTCCGAGAGTTATGCCCAAAAAGCCCTGGAATCGGCTTTTTTCGGGGCGCCGGAGCGCGACCTGACCTTCTGTCCCGGTTGCCCCCACCGTGCTTCGTTCTGGTCGATCCACAACGCTCTGCAACTCGACCATCGACAGGGGTTCGTCTGCGGCGATATCGGGTGCTACTCCCTGGCCATGCGCCCCACCGGCTATGAAACCCTGAAAACCCTGCACGCCATGGGATCGGGAACCGGTGTGGCCAGCGGCTTCGGCATGCTCCGGGAGTTCGGCCTCGATCAGCCCGTGCTGGCCGTCAGCGGCGACTCCACCTTTTTCCACGCCGTCATGCCGGCCCTGGCCAACGCCGCCCACCACGGCGCCAACATCACCGTTGTGGTGCTGGACAACAGCGGCACGGCCATGACCGGATTTCAACCCCACCCCGGCCTCACCGTGGACGCGGCCGGTAAGGCGGTGCAGGCCCTGGACATCCGACGCATCTGCGAAGCCATGGGCGTCGAGGTGCGCCAGTGCGATCCCTTCGACCTGGCCGCCACCCAGGCCGCGCTCCTGGAGCTGATCTCTTCGCGGCAGGGTCCCAACGTGCTCATCCTCAAACAGCTGTGCGCCCTGAGCCCCGAGCGAAAAGGCAAACGCAGGTTCAACATGCACATCGTCGAGACGATCTGCATGGGCGAAAATTGCGGCTGCAACCGATTGTGCACCCGGGTCTTCAAATGTCCGGGGCTGATATGGGACAAGGTCAAAAAGGTTTCCCGCATCGATGATGTCATTTGCGCGGGGTGCGGCGTGTGCGCGTCGATCTGCCCGGCCGGAGCGATTCAAAAGGAGGCGGTGTAG
- a CDS encoding TetR/AcrR family transcriptional regulator: MSKVDNTEKTPLALALANSKRPQATPLEVFKLARRRWLEGKKISFGQLAQEIGVSRGTLYRWVGKKDLLMDEIFWSLTGPAFERAVRETPGHGIDHIVNVHRSFMASILSFPPMQQFIKDDPSYAFRILTNFTSGVSQRIIKLTAEHLREQERQGHIQLHSPAEKLAEIFILANQGILYSDVISGRSPAIDKACAIIRLLLTSSEAIEQQAGSFKMEESSDTGSTKA; encoded by the coding sequence GTGAGTAAAGTCGATAACACCGAGAAGACCCCACTTGCATTGGCCCTGGCCAATTCCAAGCGTCCCCAGGCCACTCCTCTGGAAGTCTTCAAGTTGGCACGCCGGCGATGGTTGGAGGGCAAAAAGATCAGTTTCGGACAGTTGGCCCAAGAGATCGGCGTCAGCCGCGGCACGCTGTATCGCTGGGTGGGCAAAAAAGACCTTTTGATGGACGAGATTTTCTGGTCGCTGACAGGGCCGGCATTCGAACGCGCCGTTCGGGAAACCCCGGGGCATGGGATCGATCATATCGTCAATGTGCACCGCAGTTTCATGGCATCGATCTTGTCCTTTCCACCCATGCAGCAGTTCATTAAAGATGACCCGAGCTACGCCTTTCGCATTTTGACCAACTTTACGAGCGGCGTGAGCCAGCGTATCATCAAGCTCACTGCCGAACATTTGCGGGAGCAGGAGCGGCAAGGGCATATCCAGCTGCATTCACCGGCGGAAAAGCTGGCGGAAATCTTCATCCTCGCCAACCAGGGGATCTTGTACAGCGACGTGATCAGCGGGCGCTCACCGGCCATTGACAAGGCCTGCGCAATCATTCGATTGCTGCTCACTTCGAGCGAGGCGATCGAGCAGCAGGCGGGTTCCTTCAAAATGGAAGAGTCTTCTGATACCGGTTCGACGAAAGCTTGA